Proteins encoded in a region of the Veillonella parvula genome:
- the thiH gene encoding 2-iminoacetate synthase ThiH, protein MSFLDVLSRVSDEDIADILGAVTDDEILSTLSKPKLAIDDALILLSPQALLYLEDMAQMAHERTVQQFGYTIQLFTPMYISNYCDNGCVYCGYSHHGGIAREKLSLADIELESKAIAETGLEQVLVLTGESKSCSPPSYIQAAVEKLVSIFSSVSVEVYSLTLAEYRGLVAVGADGMTMFQETYNPTLYAQLHPFGPKSDFAKRIDTPELACQAGFRVVNIGALMGLDEWRREAYKTMLHLNYLMQHYPDVELSVSVPRIRPCAVGYSPKHPVDDTALVQYILALRLLFPRVGITLSSRESKYMRDNLVRLGITKVSAGVTTSVGGHTKQDDSSQFTISDNRSVSEMAAMLENNGYQPIYKDWQAL, encoded by the coding sequence ATGTCATTTTTAGATGTACTTTCAAGAGTTTCCGACGAAGATATAGCTGACATATTAGGCGCAGTAACTGATGATGAAATACTTTCAACACTCTCTAAACCTAAGTTAGCTATTGATGATGCACTTATTCTATTATCACCTCAAGCCCTGCTGTATTTAGAAGATATGGCCCAGATGGCTCATGAACGGACGGTACAGCAATTTGGTTATACCATACAGCTGTTCACGCCTATGTACATTTCAAACTATTGCGACAATGGTTGTGTGTATTGTGGATATAGTCATCATGGTGGAATTGCCCGTGAAAAGCTAAGTTTAGCTGATATCGAGCTTGAGTCGAAAGCAATCGCTGAAACGGGATTAGAGCAAGTTTTAGTGTTAACCGGTGAATCTAAATCTTGTAGTCCACCGTCGTATATACAGGCTGCCGTAGAAAAATTGGTTTCTATTTTTAGTAGCGTTAGTGTAGAGGTGTATTCGCTTACGCTGGCGGAATATAGAGGATTAGTTGCAGTTGGAGCGGATGGAATGACGATGTTCCAAGAGACATATAATCCTACGTTGTATGCGCAATTACATCCATTTGGACCTAAGAGTGATTTTGCAAAGCGGATTGATACGCCTGAGTTGGCTTGCCAGGCTGGATTTAGAGTGGTCAATATTGGTGCTTTAATGGGCCTTGATGAATGGCGTCGAGAGGCATACAAGACGATGTTACATCTTAATTACCTTATGCAACATTATCCAGATGTAGAATTATCTGTTTCCGTTCCAAGAATTCGACCTTGTGCAGTAGGTTATTCACCAAAACATCCTGTAGATGATACGGCATTGGTTCAATATATTTTGGCTTTGCGTCTTTTGTTTCCCCGTGTGGGAATTACGCTTTCCTCTCGTGAAAGCAAGTATATGCGTGACAATCTGGTGAGACTGGGGATTACAAAAGTTTCAGCTGGCGTAACAACCTCTGTAGGGGGACATACAAAACAAGATGATTCTAGCCAATTTACAATTAGTGACAATCGCAGCGTAAGTGAAATGGCTGCAATGCTCGAAAATAATGGGTATCAACCCATTTATAAAGATTGGCAGGCACTATGA